A single Methanocalculus alkaliphilus DNA region contains:
- a CDS encoding M42 family metallopeptidase, whose protein sequence is MVMELLRRLSDAHGVSGFEENLVDIISSEIRPYVDELSTDAMGNLIAIKKGGDFSVMIAAHMDEIGCMVQYIDDRGFIRFVPIGGWYTPALYAQRVILHGTKGQVTGVLGGKPPHMMKEEERKKEMKIEDLFIDVGATTAEEVADLGIEIGTPITIDREVKPLAGKRITGKAFDNRVGVAMLIRTLQQVETPHTIYAVFTVQEEVGLKGAKTSAYALKPDCAIATDVTIPGDHPGIEKKDASIEMGKGPVIIIVSASGRGLISDPKMVRWLRRSAETAEIPHQIEVGTGGNTDATIIHLERGGIPSVPLSIASRYIHSPVEVVDGEDIENAVRLLCEALKTKP, encoded by the coding sequence ATGGTTATGGAACTGCTCAGGCGTCTCTCTGACGCACATGGTGTATCAGGATTTGAGGAGAACCTTGTGGATATTATCTCCTCTGAGATCAGGCCGTATGTGGACGAACTCAGTACAGATGCAATGGGAAATCTGATCGCCATTAAGAAAGGGGGTGACTTTTCGGTGATGATCGCAGCCCATATGGATGAGATCGGCTGCATGGTTCAGTATATTGATGATCGAGGCTTCATCAGGTTTGTTCCAATCGGTGGATGGTATACACCTGCCCTCTATGCCCAGCGGGTGATCCTTCATGGTACAAAGGGGCAGGTTACCGGAGTCCTTGGCGGGAAGCCCCCTCATATGATGAAGGAGGAGGAGCGGAAGAAGGAGATGAAGATTGAGGATCTCTTCATTGATGTTGGTGCGACAACCGCTGAGGAGGTGGCCGACCTGGGGATAGAGATAGGCACTCCGATCACAATCGATCGTGAGGTGAAGCCCCTTGCCGGAAAGAGGATCACCGGGAAGGCGTTTGACAACCGTGTCGGGGTTGCCATGCTTATCAGGACTCTCCAGCAGGTCGAAACGCCCCATACCATTTATGCAGTCTTTACCGTTCAGGAGGAGGTCGGATTGAAAGGGGCGAAGACAAGTGCCTATGCCCTCAAGCCGGACTGTGCCATCGCAACCGATGTGACGATCCCAGGCGATCACCCGGGGATTGAGAAGAAGGATGCCAGCATTGAGATGGGGAAGGGACCCGTAATCATCATCGTCTCAGCAAGCGGACGCGGTCTCATCTCAGATCCGAAGATGGTCCGATGGCTGAGGAGAAGTGCCGAGACGGCAGAAATCCCACATCAGATTGAGGTTGGAACCGGCGGAAATACTGATGCGACGATTATTCACCTTGAGCGGGGAGGAATACCCAGTGTGCCGCTCTCCATCGCATCACGATATATCCATTCACCAGTCGAAGTGGTCGATGGCGAGGATATTGAAAACGCTGTGCGTCTCCTCTGCGAGGCGCTGAAAACAAAACCGTGA
- a CDS encoding energy-coupling factor ABC transporter ATP-binding protein: MTEAVTIRDLNHHYPDGTVSLEDVTLTIKEGERIAIIGQNGAGKTTLFLHLNGSIKSMDDNVLIFGENVRYMPIEKRIQKVGVVFADPDDQLFMPTIYDDVAFGPTNMGLPRDEVERRVRDALETVGLSGFEDRVPHHMSYGEKKRAALAAVLSMEPRILILDEPTANLDPKNRAILIGLINRLNREKGITTIVAMHDVNAVSHLADRVIVLNTTIVADGDAHTIFSDGGLLKANNLEAPEIYKLFRILDCYGYTCCHKHPLSTTDAPSAFDASLEENGGSIHLRKSESTGDKIQKVMDTFEY; the protein is encoded by the coding sequence ATGACTGAAGCTGTAACCATTCGGGATCTGAACCATCACTACCCTGATGGCACTGTATCACTCGAAGATGTCACCCTGACGATCAAGGAAGGGGAGAGAATTGCCATTATCGGGCAGAACGGGGCAGGGAAAACAACGCTCTTTCTCCATCTGAATGGTTCGATTAAAAGCATGGATGATAATGTCCTCATCTTCGGTGAGAACGTCAGATATATGCCGATAGAGAAGAGAATTCAGAAGGTCGGTGTTGTCTTTGCAGATCCCGATGATCAACTCTTCATGCCGACCATCTATGATGATGTGGCATTCGGCCCGACAAACATGGGTCTTCCACGGGATGAAGTGGAGCGTCGTGTCAGGGATGCACTTGAGACGGTCGGCCTGAGTGGATTTGAGGATCGTGTTCCCCACCACATGAGTTATGGGGAGAAGAAGAGGGCTGCACTCGCCGCGGTCCTCTCGATGGAGCCCCGAATCCTCATTCTGGATGAGCCGACGGCAAACCTTGACCCAAAAAACCGGGCTATCCTGATCGGCCTCATCAACAGGCTCAACAGGGAGAAGGGGATCACCACAATCGTGGCAATGCATGATGTCAATGCAGTCTCTCATCTTGCAGACCGGGTTATTGTACTCAATACCACAATCGTCGCAGATGGAGATGCCCACACCATCTTTTCAGATGGCGGGCTTTTAAAAGCAAATAATCTTGAAGCACCTGAGATTTATAAACTCTTCAGGATTCTTGATTGTTATGGCTATACATGCTGCCATAAACATCCCCTCTCGACCACCGATGCCCCATCTGCATTTGATGCCTCGCTTGAGGAGAACGGTGGCAGCATTCACCTCAGAAAAAGTGAATCCACAGGTGATAAAATACAAAAAGTTATGGATACTTTCGAATATTAA
- a CDS encoding TIGR00266 family protein has product MNYEIRYKPSFSLLVVALGPGERITAEAGAMTYMHPSIQVSTRKREKSLLGSIGLALLGGQSFFVTDYIAGNESGDVALSAAPLGDIETVAIAPGKGFIVQKSSYLAAEQGINLDLKWEGFTKGLFGQGLLMIKVSGEGTLFINTFGAIDKHQLKAGEKMIVDNFHLVAFSDTCQYRVMKFGGLKETLFSGEGLVTEITGPGEIYIQTKNVRELAEMIWSVIEPRVQAKSR; this is encoded by the coding sequence ATGAATTATGAGATTCGTTACAAGCCATCTTTTTCCCTTCTCGTTGTCGCCCTCGGGCCTGGTGAACGGATCACCGCCGAAGCTGGTGCGATGACATATATGCATCCATCCATTCAGGTATCAACACGAAAACGTGAGAAGAGCCTGTTAGGATCCATCGGGCTCGCCCTTCTGGGTGGCCAGAGTTTCTTTGTTACAGATTATATTGCAGGAAATGAAAGTGGCGACGTCGCATTAAGTGCAGCACCACTTGGCGATATTGAGACGGTTGCTATCGCACCCGGCAAGGGTTTTATTGTGCAGAAGTCTTCGTATCTTGCCGCAGAACAGGGTATCAATCTGGATCTCAAGTGGGAGGGATTCACGAAAGGGCTCTTTGGACAGGGTCTTCTGATGATAAAAGTCTCAGGTGAAGGGACACTCTTCATCAATACATTTGGCGCAATCGATAAGCATCAGCTGAAGGCAGGGGAGAAGATGATCGTCGATAACTTCCATCTCGTCGCCTTCAGCGATACCTGCCAGTATCGGGTGATGAAGTTTGGAGGTCTCAAAGAGACCCTCTTCTCCGGAGAAGGGCTGGTCACAGAGATAACCGGGCCTGGGGAGATATATATCCAGACCAAGAACGTGCGGGAACTTGCAGAGATGATCTGGTCGGTCATTGAGCCGAGGGTGCAGGCGAAATCCCGATAA
- the cbiQ gene encoding cobalt ECF transporter T component CbiQ has protein sequence MHYPDIDRYATLTSPIHHLEPRVKILSFTILIFSVVFVQTIQAALLGLTVAAILLLISRLPFRFIIRRSKVILIFILPILLLMPLTVPGTAIWSAGPVNFTQEGLSLALLITIRALAAIILVLTLLGTQKIETTLKALSLLKVPGVIIQMLFFTYRYIYVMMDEFLQIWSSMRSKGYAFRLNRYGLSIIGNLIGMLLVKSYERAERVYRGMEAKGYRGNHITTTPFLIQIHDYLAGLLLIAIAGGLQVYPLVPL, from the coding sequence ATGCACTACCCGGATATTGACAGATATGCAACGCTGACGTCCCCCATCCACCATCTGGAGCCACGGGTAAAGATCCTCTCATTCACCATCCTCATCTTTTCGGTGGTTTTTGTCCAGACTATTCAGGCAGCCCTTCTCGGGCTCACCGTGGCAGCCATCCTCCTGCTCATCTCCCGCCTGCCTTTCAGGTTTATTATCCGACGATCAAAGGTCATTTTAATCTTCATCCTTCCAATTCTCCTTCTTATGCCGTTGACGGTGCCGGGGACAGCCATCTGGTCAGCAGGACCGGTCAACTTCACTCAGGAAGGGCTCTCACTCGCTCTCCTCATAACGATCAGGGCCCTCGCTGCCATCATTCTCGTTCTCACCCTGCTTGGGACACAGAAGATTGAGACGACCCTCAAGGCACTCTCACTCCTCAAGGTACCCGGCGTCATCATTCAGATGCTCTTCTTCACGTATCGCTACATCTATGTTATGATGGATGAGTTTCTCCAGATATGGAGTTCAATGCGGTCGAAAGGATATGCATTCAGACTGAACAGATACGGGCTCTCCATCATCGGCAACCTGATTGGAATGCTTCTGGTCAAGAGTTATGAGAGGGCAGAACGAGTATACCGGGGGATGGAGGCGAAGGGATACCGTGGTAACCATATCACAACCACACCTTTCTTAATACAGATACACGACTATCTTGCAGGACTCCTTCTGATAGCTATTGCCGGAGGACTGCAGGTATATCCATTGGTACCATTATGA
- a CDS encoding DUF1622 domain-containing protein: MDHLNWLVSVFIILFEVMGAIMIVYGGVRAAIGVLLIEVIHRTNIYYNTIRIDFTNKLIFGLEFIIAADILATILAPSIEDVLLLGAIVAIRTVLSHFLLKEANEYSIKDVYRIQKKKE; encoded by the coding sequence ATGGACCATCTGAACTGGCTTGTATCGGTTTTCATCATTCTTTTTGAAGTTATGGGTGCTATCATGATCGTCTATGGGGGAGTTCGTGCCGCCATCGGAGTTCTCCTGATCGAGGTGATACACCGGACAAATATATATTACAATACAATACGGATCGATTTCACAAATAAATTGATCTTCGGTCTCGAATTCATCATAGCAGCCGACATCCTTGCAACGATCCTTGCTCCCTCAATTGAGGATGTCCTCCTGCTTGGAGCGATTGTTGCGATAAGGACCGTTCTGAGTCATTTCCTCCTTAAGGAAGCTAATGAATACTCAATCAAGGATGTTTACCGAATACAGAAAAAGAAAGAATGA
- a CDS encoding HFX_2341 family transcriptional regulator domain-containing protein yields MPTTHLVFVGHHKDRLIESISALREIPFSKLFLIIGEDDNLPGEQIVKKVANDIQTELNKLWDIEVRRIDKKSVLKASNQLLKIIQEEKLKGNDVLLNASGSLRTLSVGAYIAACMTRSRMITSIPRYDDAGEEVGVEEIIEIPVIPVDYPGEEQRHIITLIGDGVDSLDSIIFMITPDIQKDSKQFRSERSRLSHHLSKLEEAGFIKKEKRGRNISIKLTELGKMLSEIVISKVI; encoded by the coding sequence ATGCCAACTACACATCTCGTCTTCGTTGGTCACCATAAGGATCGTCTCATCGAGTCGATTAGTGCCCTGCGTGAGATACCCTTCTCAAAACTCTTCCTCATCATAGGAGAGGATGACAATCTGCCAGGCGAACAGATCGTCAAGAAAGTTGCAAACGATATCCAGACCGAACTGAATAAGCTTTGGGACATCGAAGTCAGAAGAATTGATAAGAAATCCGTCCTCAAGGCCTCCAATCAGCTCCTGAAAATTATCCAGGAAGAGAAGCTGAAAGGAAACGATGTCCTCCTCAACGCATCCGGATCCCTCCGTACACTTTCAGTCGGTGCATACATTGCAGCCTGCATGACCCGGTCCCGAATGATAACATCCATACCCAGATATGACGATGCAGGGGAAGAGGTCGGTGTTGAGGAGATTATTGAGATTCCGGTTATCCCGGTCGATTATCCGGGAGAAGAACAGCGGCATATCATCACCCTGATAGGAGATGGCGTCGATTCACTTGACAGCATTATCTTCATGATCACACCTGATATCCAGAAGGACAGTAAGCAGTTCCGAAGCGAAAGGAGCCGCCTTTCACATCATCTCTCAAAGCTTGAAGAGGCAGGTTTTATTAAAAAAGAGAAGAGAGGCCGGAATATCTCGATAAAACTGACAGAACTTGGAAAGATGCTCTCTGAGATCGTTATCTCAAAGGTTATCTGA
- a CDS encoding MFS transporter has translation MKGRLLPIQILFIAVFATMLGLGIVVPLLPYYAETLGATGLGIGLIFSGFALSRTIFMPLIGRFSDTRGRRIFILIGLGLFTIISVAYIFASSVLELTAIRMAHGFASAMVIPVAMAYVADLSPEGMEGFYMGSFNTSLFLGLGCGPLIGGSIFDIAGIAPVFLMMALLSCIAFIICAIFLPEGSLIKISQYSLREVAGSIGMRPVLFFRIMNAYANGTFMVFLPVIATFWLGLSAFETGIIISSSILATGLLQRSFGRFADRFSKTNLIAGGTLIVSLALIGIPFSSGFYDLFLLSLILGIGSALAIPASTAVVTIAGRTYGQGACMGAFNTAMSVGMVSAPVLSGFIMDLFDIRAAFELAGIISLISVGIFIIMARSAGIDNYRGELKQ, from the coding sequence ATGAAAGGACGGCTCCTCCCAATTCAGATCCTTTTCATCGCAGTATTCGCCACAATGCTCGGCCTCGGTATCGTCGTTCCGCTTCTGCCATATTATGCGGAGACACTCGGTGCGACCGGGCTTGGAATCGGCCTTATATTCTCGGGTTTTGCCCTCTCCCGGACCATCTTCATGCCACTCATCGGGAGGTTTTCCGATACAAGAGGGAGAAGGATCTTCATTCTCATAGGGCTTGGCCTCTTCACCATCATCTCTGTCGCCTATATCTTCGCCTCCTCGGTTCTCGAACTGACAGCAATCAGAATGGCACATGGGTTCGCTTCTGCGATGGTCATCCCGGTTGCGATGGCGTATGTTGCTGATCTCTCACCAGAGGGAATGGAAGGATTTTATATGGGATCCTTTAACACCTCCCTCTTCCTGGGTCTTGGATGTGGCCCGCTTATTGGTGGATCGATATTTGATATTGCAGGCATTGCGCCGGTCTTCCTGATGATGGCACTCCTCTCATGTATCGCCTTTATCATATGTGCCATATTTCTCCCTGAGGGGTCGCTCATCAAAATATCACAATACTCACTGAGAGAGGTGGCCGGCAGTATCGGAATGCGGCCTGTCCTCTTCTTCAGAATCATGAATGCCTATGCCAACGGAACATTCATGGTCTTCCTTCCGGTTATAGCAACATTCTGGCTTGGACTGTCAGCATTTGAGACAGGAATTATCATATCTTCATCGATCCTTGCAACAGGTCTCCTTCAGCGATCGTTTGGGAGATTTGCCGATCGCTTCTCAAAGACGAACCTGATCGCAGGGGGGACACTCATTGTATCACTCGCCCTCATCGGTATCCCCTTTTCATCCGGGTTCTATGATCTCTTTCTCCTCTCTCTTATTCTCGGCATAGGAAGTGCGCTTGCGATTCCGGCATCAACGGCAGTTGTAACGATTGCCGGGAGAACCTATGGGCAGGGGGCATGCATGGGAGCATTCAATACAGCGATGAGTGTTGGTATGGTCTCAGCGCCGGTACTGTCGGGGTTCATTATGGATCTCTTCGATATCAGAGCCGCTTTTGAGCTTGCAGGAATAATATCTCTCATATCTGTTGGTATTTTCATCATAATGGCAAGGTCTGCCGGAATCGACAATTATCGCGGAGAATTAAAACAATAG
- the lysS gene encoding lysine--tRNA ligase: protein MNETPGLNFDEQKVQKLRELQENGVAVYPWKYERTDIASQIHEKFVDIGHEKSEEAVSVAGRLYTKRSHGKTVFADLGDGSGKIQLYIRKNDLGDEAFTFFSKNIDIGDIVGVRGHIFRTKVGEVSIWVDEITLLSKAICPLPEKYHGLTKVETRYRQRYVDLITNDEARAIFHLRSRMTGRLRGYLNDRGYLEFETPTIQPIYGGANARPFTTYHNYLEQKLYLRIAPELYLKRLIVGGFEKVFEIAKNFRNEDIDTHHNPEFTMVEMYEAYADYHDMMRLTEDLISTIIRETTGSTEVTFEDQTISFETPWKRISMEDAVMEAAGIDIHAYSADELRTIAEEHAIDGREKATTPGEYLALFFEHFVEDTLIQPTFVYDFPIENSPLAKKHRAKPGFTERFELFVAGMELANGFSELNDPLDQKERFEDQDAKRQKGDLEAQMIDYDFINALGYGMPPTGGVGIGIDRLVMLATGQNSIKEVILFPSMKPLKQKEEEIEEA, encoded by the coding sequence ATGAATGAAACACCCGGCCTGAATTTTGATGAACAGAAAGTACAAAAACTCAGGGAGCTCCAGGAGAACGGAGTAGCCGTCTATCCCTGGAAGTATGAGCGAACCGATATCGCAAGCCAGATCCATGAAAAATTTGTGGATATCGGCCATGAGAAGAGTGAGGAGGCTGTATCCGTTGCCGGAAGGCTCTACACGAAACGATCACATGGAAAGACCGTCTTTGCAGACCTTGGAGATGGAAGCGGAAAGATACAGCTCTATATCAGGAAAAATGACCTTGGAGATGAAGCCTTTACGTTCTTCTCCAAAAACATCGATATCGGTGACATCGTCGGTGTTCGTGGCCACATCTTCAGAACAAAGGTTGGAGAGGTCAGCATCTGGGTCGATGAGATCACCCTCCTCTCAAAGGCGATCTGCCCCCTCCCGGAGAAGTACCATGGACTGACAAAGGTTGAGACCCGGTACCGACAGCGATATGTTGATCTTATCACCAACGACGAAGCGCGAGCCATCTTTCATCTGCGGAGCCGGATGACCGGGCGGCTCCGGGGATATCTCAATGATCGGGGGTATCTGGAATTTGAGACACCAACAATTCAGCCAATCTATGGCGGTGCAAATGCCCGGCCATTCACAACATACCATAACTATCTTGAACAGAAGCTCTACCTCAGAATCGCACCCGAACTTTATCTCAAACGACTCATCGTCGGTGGATTTGAGAAGGTTTTTGAGATAGCCAAGAACTTCAGGAATGAAGATATCGATACCCATCATAATCCCGAATTTACAATGGTCGAGATGTATGAGGCATACGCAGACTATCACGATATGATGAGGCTCACCGAGGATCTTATATCGACAATTATCAGGGAGACGACGGGATCTACCGAGGTCACCTTTGAGGATCAGACGATCAGCTTCGAAACGCCATGGAAGCGGATCTCAATGGAAGACGCCGTCATGGAGGCCGCAGGTATTGATATCCATGCCTACTCAGCCGATGAGCTCAGGACTATTGCAGAAGAGCATGCAATTGATGGAAGGGAGAAGGCCACAACACCGGGAGAGTATCTCGCCCTCTTCTTTGAACATTTTGTTGAGGATACACTCATTCAACCGACGTTCGTTTATGATTTCCCGATTGAAAACTCCCCGCTTGCCAAGAAACATCGTGCCAAACCAGGATTCACCGAGCGGTTTGAGCTCTTCGTTGCCGGAATGGAGCTTGCAAATGGCTTCTCAGAGTTAAATGACCCACTGGATCAGAAGGAGCGGTTTGAAGATCAGGATGCAAAACGGCAGAAAGGTGATCTTGAGGCGCAGATGATCGATTATGACTTCATCAACGCACTTGGGTACGGCATGCCCCCGACAGGGGGTGTCGGGATCGGGATCGACCGGCTTGTCATGCTTGCAACCGGGCAGAACTCGATTAAAGAGGTCATCCTCTTCCCATCAATGAAACCCCTGAAACAGAAAGAAGAAGAGATTGAAGAGGCGTAA
- a CDS encoding HAD family hydrolase, producing the protein MQDLLVRDDMFDAILFDLDNTLVDFISAKQKACSAVIETLGQGDPDILFSYFRRGRYGFEDYGNIFDYLSDIGVSGSREYLMSCRIYEEVKLSSLMPYSGIRVILERLRRAGLSLGVVTDADSDHASKRLEKAKIADLFDVVITPDISGNRKPHPSSFILALDSLRAEPFRTVCVGDSIRRDIEPGRRLGMLTVHAGYGDWHPDETIASTIRTLRVDHPGELIPLLLGREAWANSDNL; encoded by the coding sequence ATGCAGGATCTTCTCGTACGTGACGATATGTTTGATGCCATCCTTTTTGATCTCGACAATACTCTTGTTGATTTCATATCGGCGAAGCAGAAAGCCTGCTCTGCTGTAATCGAAACCCTCGGTCAGGGTGATCCCGATATCCTCTTCTCGTATTTTCGTAGGGGCAGATATGGCTTTGAGGATTATGGGAATATCTTTGATTATCTCTCCGACATTGGCGTCTCAGGATCAAGGGAGTACCTCATGAGCTGTCGTATTTATGAAGAGGTGAAACTCTCCTCCCTCATGCCATATTCTGGAATCCGTGTGATCCTTGAGAGACTCAGAAGGGCTGGCCTCTCTCTTGGCGTCGTCACCGATGCAGACTCGGATCATGCCTCAAAGAGACTTGAAAAGGCGAAGATCGCTGATCTCTTCGATGTGGTTATAACGCCTGATATCAGTGGGAATCGAAAGCCCCACCCCTCTTCATTTATTTTGGCTCTTGACAGTCTCAGGGCTGAACCTTTTCGGACTGTCTGTGTCGGTGACAGTATTCGCCGTGATATTGAGCCTGGCAGGCGTCTTGGAATGCTGACGGTTCATGCCGGGTATGGCGACTGGCATCCTGATGAGACGATAGCTTCAACGATCAGAACGCTCAGGGTTGATCACCCGGGAGAGCTGATACCCCTCCTCCTTGGGAGGGAGGCATGGGCCAACTCAGATAACCTTTGA
- the hxlB gene encoding 6-phospho-3-hexuloisomerase — protein sequence MDAKGRVQDMMRLMASKVRTVADTIEDDEVDSFIREILAAERVYVMGAGRSGLVAKAFAMRLMHLGLRSYVVGETITPAIEPSDMIIAFSGSGNTKTVADISETAKEIGATVGLITSNKDSRIGKIADSIVVIESQRDAVTDDSHEYEIRQMMGEHRSFAPLGTIFETTAMIFSDALVSRLMEITATDEGELKRRHTNIE from the coding sequence ATGGATGCGAAGGGACGCGTACAGGATATGATGAGGCTGATGGCCTCAAAAGTAAGAACAGTTGCAGATACTATTGAGGATGATGAGGTGGACTCATTCATCAGGGAGATACTTGCTGCTGAGAGGGTCTATGTCATGGGCGCCGGCCGCTCCGGGCTTGTGGCTAAGGCATTTGCGATGCGGCTGATGCACCTTGGACTGCGATCCTATGTTGTCGGTGAGACGATCACACCGGCAATTGAGCCCTCTGATATGATCATTGCATTCTCTGGATCCGGAAATACAAAGACTGTTGCGGATATCTCGGAGACTGCAAAAGAGATCGGTGCCACTGTCGGACTGATCACCTCAAACAAAGATTCGCGGATCGGTAAGATAGCAGACTCAATCGTCGTTATCGAGAGCCAGCGTGATGCGGTGACTGACGACTCTCATGAGTATGAGATCAGACAGATGATGGGGGAGCACAGATCGTTTGCGCCACTCGGAACGATCTTCGAGACGACAGCAATGATATTCTCAGATGCCCTCGTCTCCCGGCTGATGGAGATCACCGCCACCGATGAAGGAGAGTTGAAGAGACGCCATACAAACATTGAGTGA
- a CDS encoding pyridoxal phosphate-dependent aminotransferase, giving the protein MQFAQRVSNLEISGIRKLFEAAGPDSINLGLGQPDFDTPAHIKEGAIQAIQEGRTGYTPNLGIPELREALSRKFGRENGLSYTPSEIIVTAGASEALHIAMEAIINSGDRVLFSDPGFVSYGALAELAGGVPSPVPLDDNLHIDLDATFEAMDGARAVVLNSPANPTGVVEPEETIRGIVEYADDQDVLVISDEVYEHFIYGATHYSAGRYGGNVITINAASKTYAMTGWRVGSLAAPQEIIDECLKVHQYILACATSISQYAALAAYTGDQRVVTTMRDEYHARRDLLAGGLKRMGFDFPLPEGAFYLFVPMDQDLIDRIIQAGVIIVPGTAFGENGQGYARFSYAASRDMLNAALDRIQKLI; this is encoded by the coding sequence ATGCAGTTTGCACAACGGGTTTCAAATCTTGAGATATCCGGGATCAGGAAGCTTTTTGAGGCAGCCGGACCGGACTCGATTAACCTCGGGCTTGGACAGCCCGATTTTGATACTCCTGCTCATATTAAGGAGGGAGCAATTCAGGCGATACAGGAGGGCAGGACCGGCTACACACCTAATCTTGGGATACCTGAGTTGCGGGAGGCTCTCAGCAGGAAGTTTGGGAGGGAGAACGGCCTTTCTTATACACCGTCTGAGATTATCGTAACTGCCGGTGCCAGTGAGGCACTTCATATCGCGATGGAGGCGATCATCAACTCCGGTGATCGGGTACTCTTCTCAGATCCGGGCTTTGTATCCTATGGGGCACTCGCAGAGCTGGCGGGCGGTGTTCCCTCGCCGGTACCCCTTGATGATAATCTCCATATCGATCTGGATGCGACGTTTGAAGCGATGGATGGTGCACGGGCAGTTGTCCTGAACTCGCCGGCCAACCCGACGGGTGTGGTCGAGCCTGAGGAGACGATCAGGGGTATCGTTGAGTATGCAGATGACCAGGATGTTCTTGTCATCTCCGATGAGGTATATGAACATTTCATCTATGGTGCCACCCATTATAGTGCAGGGCGGTATGGCGGGAATGTTATCACCATCAATGCCGCCAGCAAGACATACGCGATGACCGGGTGGCGGGTCGGCTCCCTTGCAGCCCCACAGGAGATAATCGATGAGTGCCTGAAAGTTCATCAGTATATTCTCGCCTGTGCAACATCCATCTCACAGTATGCAGCACTTGCCGCATATACGGGAGATCAGCGTGTTGTCACGACCATGCGCGATGAATATCATGCAAGGCGGGACCTCCTTGCAGGTGGCCTGAAGAGGATGGGTTTTGACTTCCCCCTTCCTGAAGGCGCCTTCTACCTCTTCGTCCCGATGGATCAGGATCTCATCGACAGGATCATTCAAGCCGGTGTCATCATCGTTCCTGGAACTGCATTTGGCGAAAATGGTCAGGGATATGCACGCTTCAGCTATGCGGCGTCACGGGACATGCTCAATGCCGCCCTCGATAGAATTCAAAAATTAATCTAA
- a CDS encoding pyridoxamine 5'-phosphate oxidase family protein has protein sequence MDIVKIPKMQKHEYDTLIAEGYVSRIAFQGEKYPYIAPFLYVFDGKFLYFLSTKYGKKMNLFRESPYVSVEIEKYSKDLSCYTFVTMQGRIEEVTDSIEKKIIREKFVQLIKDHKLSNNILAALGHSPQDPPEAIALEERSMVWKLTGVKDIVALKNV, from the coding sequence GTGGATATCGTCAAAATTCCAAAGATGCAGAAACATGAGTACGATACTCTGATCGCCGAGGGATATGTATCAAGAATTGCGTTTCAAGGGGAGAAATACCCATATATTGCCCCCTTCCTCTATGTCTTCGATGGTAAATTCCTCTACTTCCTCTCAACCAAGTATGGAAAGAAGATGAACCTCTTCCGGGAGAGCCCCTATGTCTCCGTTGAGATTGAGAAGTACTCAAAGGATCTCTCATGCTACACCTTTGTGACGATGCAGGGGAGGATCGAAGAGGTGACAGACTCGATTGAGAAGAAGATAATCAGGGAGAAGTTCGTTCAATTGATCAAGGATCATAAGCTCTCAAACAATATCCTTGCGGCCCTTGGTCACTCACCTCAGGACCCGCCTGAGGCGATAGCGCTTGAAGAGAGATCGATGGTCTGGAAGCTGACGGGAGTAAAAGATATCGTTGCCCTGAAGAACGTTTGA